The Streptomyces halobius genomic interval GCCTCAACGAGCAGGTCGACAGCTGGCGGCGGCTGCCGGCGGATGTGGCCCACAACTACCTTGAGGAGAAGGGACTGTTGGAGAAGAAGTGAGGGACCTGCGGGCGGTGGACCGGCCAGCGGAGGACCGGCCGGGGGGCCTGCGGGCGGTGGGCGAGCCGGGGGCGGCCGGGCCGGGGGCGGTCCTGCGGGTGGCGGGTGAGCCGGCTGCGGGATATGCGCGGGTTGATCATTCTGCGGCATCCGTCCGTCGGCGCGCCGTCCGTGCCCCGTCGCCCATCCGGTAGCCCGCGCCCGGGACGGTTTCGATCACCGGTGGCTCGCCGAGCTTGGCGCGCAGTTTGCCGAGCGTGACGCGGACCGCGTTGGTGCGGTAGCTGGTGTGCTCCTCCCAGACCTCCTCGATCAGGTCATCGCCGCTGACCACCGCCCCCTGGGCGCGCACCAGCACCTCCAGGACCCCGAACTCCTTGCGGGAGAGGGCGAGCCGCCGGCCGTCGCGGACGGCGAGCCGACGGGCCGTGTCGACGCAGACACCGGCCCGCTCGATGACCGGCGGCAGCGCGGGCCGGGCGCGCCGGCCGAGCGCCAGGACCCGGGCGAGCAGCTCCTCGTACGCGAAGGGTTTGGTCAGGTAGTCGTCGGCGCCCAGGTCCAG includes:
- a CDS encoding response regulator transcription factor, translating into MRVLLVEDEEFLAEMIAEGLHRDAIAADVAHDGREALAKLRFGAYDVLVLDRDLAGPHGDEVYRHLVQQRLQTRVLMLTASGTVRDRVDGLDLGADDYLTKPFAYEELLARVLALGRRARPALPPVIERAGVCVDTARRLAVRDGRRLALSRKEFGVLEVLVRAQGAVVSGDDLIEEVWEEHTSYRTNAVRVTLGKLRAKLGEPPVIETVPGAGYRMGDGARTARRRTDAAE